From Buchnera aphidicola (Mindarus keteleerifoliae), the proteins below share one genomic window:
- a CDS encoding F0F1 ATP synthase subunit B, whose amino-acid sequence MDLNATILGQTISFIFFVWFCMKYIWPPIIETIEERKKEIQNGLIYSKEAKKKLLAIKENKKKKIFLAQEKANIILKKANEEYRKILEFAKKKAEKEKQKIIKEASLTIEIKQKKICEELKNNASTLAITIAEKIIRKSMNESKNNIFIKKYISNLKGE is encoded by the coding sequence ATGGACTTAAATGCAACGATTTTAGGTCAAACTATTTCATTTATTTTTTTTGTTTGGTTCTGTATGAAATACATATGGCCTCCAATTATTGAAACAATAGAAGAAAGAAAAAAAGAAATTCAAAATGGTTTAATATATTCAAAAGAAGCAAAAAAAAAGTTATTAGCAATTAAAGAAAACAAAAAAAAGAAAATTTTTCTTGCTCAAGAAAAGGCAAATATTATTTTGAAAAAAGCCAATGAAGAATATAGAAAAATTTTAGAATTTGCTAAAAAAAAAGCAGAAAAAGAAAAACAGAAAATTATTAAAGAAGCTTCTTTAACAATAGAAATAAAACAAAAAAAAATTTGCGAAGAATTAAAAAATAATGCAAGTACATTAGCTATTACTATAGCAGAAAAGATAATTAGGAAATCTATGAATGAATCTAAAAACAATATTTTCATAAAAAAATATATTTCAAATTTAAAAGGAGAGTAG
- a CDS encoding F0F1 ATP synthase subunit delta yields MVNGDTISRPYAKAIFEFSVESNQIDYWEKKLFFFSKVSESKIIKKILLSGYSYKYIIKVFSIACEKKLGKIEKKIIYLLAINKRLIYLKNIFSFFLKYKNQHNNIIKVDLISPFNLSNSNMNNISNFLKKKFSKNITLNLIVDISIIGGIIIKVDDLVIDNSLQTYLKQLKHILHA; encoded by the coding sequence ATGGTTAATGGAGATACTATTTCTAGACCTTATGCAAAAGCAATTTTTGAATTTTCTGTTGAATCAAATCAAATTGATTATTGGGAAAAGAAATTGTTTTTTTTTTCAAAAGTATCGGAATCGAAAATAATAAAAAAGATTCTTTTAAGCGGATATTCATATAAGTATATAATAAAAGTATTTTCTATTGCTTGTGAAAAAAAATTGGGAAAAATTGAAAAAAAAATAATTTATTTATTAGCTATCAATAAACGGTTGATTTATTTAAAAAATATTTTTTCTTTTTTTTTAAAATATAAAAATCAACATAATAACATTATTAAAGTTGATTTAATTTCTCCTTTCAATTTATCTAATAGCAATATGAATAATATTTCGAATTTTCTTAAAAAAAAATTTTCTAAAAATATTACTTTAAATTTAATTGTAGATATCTCTATCATTGGAGGGATAATAATTAAAGTAGATGATCTTGTTATAGATAATTCTTTGCAAACGTATTTAAAGCAATTAAAACATATTTTACATGCTTAA